Proteins found in one Anopheles aquasalis chromosome 3, idAnoAquaMG_Q_19, whole genome shotgun sequence genomic segment:
- the LOC126575037 gene encoding uncharacterized protein LOC126575037 isoform X1 — MGGMLSVLVASVGAMDLIYCLAYVSSNQPAITDGGDGGEKDADSPQQQDNAGAKDDDGGLARYRKSVQEQLDTARRSDEAIGVTYAQDGVPYRDGYRVEHFDEQRLDALGVKIRDLERRSQEKEQRLEQLNVQLHELERKSVEREQLLIAEVQRSRSVSRATTPEPTGSSVDRLSIELARDSGTPVPSIVLGDGADTRASSGSSSSSSDERRRASGGSIKFRPIRRDDELRRSVKRRSVASNASQDDRAEELLLLSQLEADEAAQMQDYVPLVYARDDEQQQQHHHHQHLGDPFGRRHKISPIQELCQMHEEEDQHQHEHEHEHEPEQWLPERSPEPTLAGTITRPWGDIKPGESKEKATIRRSARSLSIEEEEPARLSDVEVDTEPVAVQRSAPRHTSEVIADSAIEQPTLRRTTKESDLASLLAVGGEGAGSKASTTSGCTTTGGGSARNDTNTWTTEITIQTEESEDSEELFLLPDTRTTHFMQSKSPSPYVEEQDELEMEALEQQQHQQHRDHHHHDHHSVACDRDKTVDRRLTDISNRLVPLVPRSDLHLPSPSIPVDRPRSPTPYDQADQAANFRSRSSSSTSSSSAVSQLITHERRSRSRSVLSNGSVSHHEDPNVIPYHRLPSSSPLLVLEQPPEDVIAPTITRSEPNDTGIEGDTECDDDTERSTGQPAASRSRSPRLLHPSRRTPASGSCSPSPQNGSPSPSSPSSPRRKHKERKRFTRSLTPIEFDQTFMDSFTEQRLSVSPAELEDYINSMEEISFVPPKLERPAYLYPSIKSPDSIPSLVLTDEKGDDALFHDELSTMAFYGEQGMAGEGRRTPNHRVNYVEWIRKFPENQTSHLSLDDYDSDDEEVEAIIRLASTMAEEKQEPVDQSVFPVGLAGSTGVSPAQPLAIIVPIVTPEPPPAIEQRTEFPLNVPALYATPSPTGSGPLTDLSDLSSNVSPLSLPTPPPAIPTVNGSHFTPIPSPITLSVDRGGNDDDAPDLAAGVAASSPSRSPVSPLRVNLGVPSPVRMMSRSPTGSPLPADITPEELELFDIGHLDGLIFEAKSREPSPAPAMPARNPLLSPDELAFDIGNMGGLILGPPSRGSSPLPPPSPTPPSSLDAHEHDIARPGIPDNEHHRE; from the exons ATGGGTGGTAtgctctcggtgctggtggccagcgTTGGCGCGATGGATCTCATCTACTGCCTGGCGTACGTTTCCTCCAATCAGCCGGCCATAacggacggtggcgatggtggtgagaaGGATGCAGACAGCCCGCAGCAACAGGACAACGCCGGagcgaaggatgatgatggtggtctcGCGCGATACCGGAAATCGGTACAGGAACAGCTCGATACAGCACGGCGCAGTGATGAGGCCATTGGTGTGACGTACGCACAAGATGGCGTCCCTTATCGGGACGGTTATCGAGTGGAACACTTCGACGAACAGCGACTCGATGCACTCGGTGTCAAAATCCGCGACCTAGAGCGCCGTAGCCAGGAGAAGGAACAACGTTTGGAACAGTTGAACGTTCAGCTCCACGAACTAGAACGGAAATCGGTCGAACGGGAACAGCTACTGATTGCGGAAGTACAGCGATCACGCTCGGTGAGCCGTGCCACAACACCGGAACCAACCGGATCATCCGTCGATCGGCTTTCGATTGAACTGGCTCGTGATTCCGGCACACCGGTACCATCGATCGTGCTCGGTGATGGTGCGGATACGCGTgcaagcagcggcagtagcagcagcagcagcgatgagCGACGCCGCGCAAGCGGTGGATCGATCAAGTTCCGACCGATCCGACGTGATGATGAGCTGCGCCGATCGGTTAAGCGACGCTCGGTAGCCTCGAACGCATCGCAGGATGATCGTGccgaggagctgctgctgcttagccAGCTGGAGGCCGATGAGGCGGCCCAGATGCAGGACTACGTGCCTCTGGTGTACGCACGCgacgacgaacagcagcagcagcaccaccaccatcaacatctgGGGGATCCGTTCGGTCGGCGTCATAAGATCAGTCCAATCCAGGAGCTGTGCCAGATGCACGAAGAGgaagaccagcaccagcatgagcacgagcacgagcatgaGCCGGAGCAGTGGCTGCCAGAGCGTTCGCCGGAACCGACACTGGCCGGCACCATAACGCGCCCCTGGGGTGACATCAAACCGGGCGAATCGAAGGAGAAAGCCACAATCCGTCGATCGGCACGATCGCTCTCGATCGAGGAGGAAGAACCGGCCCGGTTAAGCGACGTTGAGGTGGACACGGAACCGGTCGCAGTCCAGCGAAGCGCACCGCGCCACACGTCCGAAGTGATCGCGGACAGTGCCATCGAGCAGCCGACACTGCGGCGCACGACCAAGGAAAGCGATCTGGCCAGTCTGTTGGCCGTGGGCGGCGAGGGAGCGGGCAGTAAGGCAAGTACGACATCCggctgcaccaccactggcggCGGCAGTGCCCGTAATGATACTAATACCTGGACCACCGAAATCACCATCCAAACCGAGGAGTCCGAAGACTCCGAGGAACTCTTCCTTCTCCCCGATACCCGTACCACCCACTTCATGCAGTCCAAGTCTCCCTCGCCGTACGTGGAAGAACAGGACGAGCTGGAGATGGAAgcacttgagcagcagcagcatcaacagcaccgtgatcaccaccaccacgatcaccattcAGTGGCGTGCGATCGTGACAAGACAGTCGATCGGCGTCTCACAGACATTTCCAATCGGTTGGTTCCCCTCGTACCCCGGTCCGACCTTCATCTTCCTTCTCCCTCGATCCCTGTTGATCGGCCACGTTCACCTACACCGTACGATCAGGCCGATCAGGCGGCCAACTTCCGCTCTCGATCATCGTCCTccacctcgtcctcgtcggccgTTTCCCAACTCATCACACATGAACGCCGTTCTCGGTCCCGATCCGTCCTCTCAAATGGTTCCGTTTCGCACCACGAGGATCCAAACGTCATCCCGTACCATCGtttaccatcgtcatcgccactgttggtgctggagcaGCCACCGGAGGATGTTATCGCT CCCACGATCACgcgatccgaaccgaacgataCCGGTATCGAGGGTGATACGGAGTGCGATGACGATACGGAACGAtcaaccggccagccggcagcttcccgttcccgttcaccGCGGCTACTGCATCCCTCGCGGCGAACCCCGGCCAGCGGTAGCTGCAGCCCGTCGCCACAGAATGgttcaccgtcgccgtcgtccccGTCGTCGCCGAGGCGCAAGCACAAGGAACGGAAGCGCTTCACCCGTAGCCTCACTCCGATCGAGTTCGATCAAACGTTTATGGATAGCTTCACCGAGCAGCGGCTGTCGGTGTCACCGGCCGAGCTCGAGGACTACATCAACAGCATGGAGGAGATCAGCTTCGTGCCACCGAAGCTGGAGCGTCCGGCTTACCTCTATCCGTCGATCAAATCACCGGATTCGATTCCGAGTCTGGTGCTGACCGACGAGAAGGGTGACGATGCGCTGTTCCACGATGAACTTTCGACGATGGCGTTCTATGGAGAGCAAGGAATGGCCGGGGAAGGCCGCAGAACACCGAACCATCGTGTGAACTACGTCGAGTGGATCCGGAAGTTCCcggaaaatcaaacaagcCACCTCTCGCTCGATGATTACGAtagtgatgatgaggaggtGGAAGCAATCATCCGTTTGGCGTCGACGATGGCAGAGGAGAAGCAGGAACCGGTGGATCAGTCGGTGTTTCCTGTTGGATTGGCTGGTTCCACGGGTGTGTCACCAGCGCAACCACTGGCGATCATTGTGCCCATTGTCACTCcggaaccaccgccagcgatTGAACAGCGAACGGAGTTTCCCTTGAATGTTCCAGCGCTCTAcgcaacaccatcaccgacaGGCTCCGGGCCATTAACGGATCTTTCGGACCTTTCCTCGAATGTTTCTCCTCTGTCCCTTCCTACACCACCCCCGGCAATACCAACAGTAAACGGTAGTCACTTTACACCGATACCCTCACCGATAACACTGTCCGTCGATCGtggtggtaatgatgatgatgctcctgatcttgctgctggtgtggctgcCAGTAGCCCCAGTCGATCGCCTGTCTCGCCATTACGAGTGAACCTTGGCGTTCCTTCGCCGGTACGCATGATGTCCCGTTCACCGACCGGCTCTCCTCTACCGGCGGACATTACACCCGAAGAGCTGGAACTGTTTGATATTGGCCATCTCGATGGTTTGATCTTCGAGGCGAAAAGCCGGGAACcatcgccagcgccagcgatgCCGGCACGTAATCCACTGTTGAGTCCGGACGAGCTGGCGTTCGATATTGGCAACATGGGCGGTCTGATCCTGGGGCCTCCCAGTCGCGGCAGCTCAccgcttccaccaccatcaccaacaccaccatcatcgctggATGCACACGAACACGACATTGCTAGGCCGGGCATACCGGACAACGAACACCACCGGGAGTAA